CTCCCTCCTCTTCATCATCATATTCAAAATCAATAAATACATGCTTTAACAAATACCATACCCCAAGTAAAGAGAGTACGATCGTACCTAACGTTGACACACTGAACCATGCTGGCATACCGAGAAAGTAAAGACCACTTTCGTTTAGTAAAAATGCACTTAAAATATGCCATGCACAGCAGATGGCAACAACAACTAATGTTCCACGAATTTCGCGGATACACTGTTCGTGTTTCTCCTGTTTCGTTAAATTCTTCATCTTTCAATCTCCTTAAATTAAAGGTCAGAGTCGTAAAAAAGATATCTGCCACAAATATTATCGTATAAAAAAGAAAGAAAATCAATAAAATTACGAAGGAATCTCTTTATTGGACGATTGCCTTTAGATATCTATTGAAAAAATACAGAATATGAGATATTATTTTACGACAAAGAAAAACTGTTAAGAAAAAGAATAAAAAAATTAAGAAAAATAAGACAGAGAAAGGAAGATATCTATGAAAAGTATTTACAAGAAAAAGGTACAACTGTTGCTGACCGCAGTCCTGTGCCTGACCGTTTTATTATTTATACCGCAGAAGGCGCAGGCAGCGGCAGTGAAAAAACCTTCGCAGGTAAAGAATCTCACAGTGAAGCTTACCGCAAAAAGAACGGCAAAGCTTACCTGGAAAAAAGCAGCGCATGCGAAGAAGTATCAGGTATACTGCTCAGTGAATGGCGGCAAGTATAAAAAGATAAAGACAACAAAAGCAGCCTCCGTTACACATAAAAAGTTAAAGACAGGTGCAGTTTATATTTATAAAGTAAGAGGAATCAATCAGGGCAAAAAAGGTAGTTATTCTTCTGTACAAAGAATCCGTACACTGGCGGACACCAAACCGGGACTTTCGGCTGCGGTAACCGGTACAACAGCAGTTTTGGAATGGAATAAAGTAAAGAATGCGACCGGATATTACTTATATAAGGCCGGAGCCAATGGAAAGTGGAATAAGATAACAGCAGTAAAAGAAAGAAGCTATGTCGTAAACGGTCTTGAGTTAGGCGGAGTTTATAGTTATAAAGTTGTGCCATATTTAAGAGCAGACGGAAAAACATTTAAAGGCAGCAGTTCGGTAAAGAAGATTACAATGCCAGCTTCCGGCTGGTTATTAGACTACGTGCAGCCATATGCGAAACCATTAAGCTATGAAAGCTACAATGCACGTGCTTTTACGATGAGAGGCACTTCCTATACGCATGGGTTTGCAGTAAGAGGAACGCTGCGCAATGATGAAGGAATCTATTTTAACTTAGGAGGAAAATACACTTCTCTTACTTTTAAAACAGGTATAAAAGATGGGAAGTATATTGCTCGAAGAAGACCAGCAAAGGTAACGATCAAGGCAGATGGAAAAACTATAGAAAACGGAACATTTGAAATTAAGGATGACGAAGCGTTCTCCATACATACGATTAATGTAAAAGGATGTAAAGATTTAAGAATTTATATTGTACCAGAGATATCATTAAGCTTCCCGATACAGAATATGGATTTGCAGATGTAAAGCTCAGCAAATAAAATTAACCCCTTGACATTTTCCTCAAAAAGTATATAATAGTGATACTACGGTTCAAAGAACCCTTATGGGGGCTTGTACTGGTTTCGACGGGGATTTTGAACGTGGGGCAGCCATCTGTGGTCCGGGACCACATTAAAACTCGGAACTAAATATAAACGCTGAAGATAATTTAGCATACGTTGCCTAGTTGCAGCTGTCGGCCTTAGTTTCCCCACAGATTAAGAGTCCGGCACCGAATATGTGGGACACTCGTATTCCAAAGCTTTGCGGAGTATGAAGTAATATGAAGCTACTGAAATCCGGAGTTTGTCTTTAGACGCCGGACAGAGGGAATGTTAAAATAGAGACTGTGATGGGAGATACCGTACGGAATAGGTTTTCGGACAGGGGTTCGATTCCCCTCAGGTCCATAAGAGACCCATGAAATATGACTTATTTAAGCCATATTTCATGGGTCTCTTTTTCTTTACTTACATCATTTTGCCTACTGGCATTATATCATATGCATTTTTTTCTGTAAGTTGTTATTCTGTATTGCGATATTCCCCAGATAATTATTCAATGCAACAATATAATAAAGTCGAAGAATAATAGTGTGGATTCATTATGATATTTGCAAAACGTGATAGGATTTTTTGTTTGCAAACTTTTTCTTCTTATTGTAGAATAGAGCGGATACTTCATATGGAAGAAAAGAGAGGACGAAAGAATGAATGCAAAAGTAAAGGGAATCACCTATGCTCTTATTGGAGGAACATGCTGGGGATTGTCCGGTATCGTAGGGAAACTCCTTTTTGATACAAGAGGGTTGAATGCACAATGGCTTGTGACGGCAAGACTTATTATTGGTGGGCTTATTATGTTGTTCATTGCCTTTTTGCAGAAAAAAGAGAAGATTTTTGATGTATGGAAGAATAAGAAGACGGCATGCAGTATGCTGTTATTTGCAGCATTTGGAATGTTAGCGTGTCAGCTTACGTATTTTTTATGTGTGCAGTATTCTAATCCGGCAACAGCGACAGTGCTTCAGTATACTTCGCCGGTCATGATTATGATTTTATGCCTTTTCCTTGATAAAAAGCTGCCGAGAATAATAGATATCCTTGTTCTGATTGCTGTGGTTGCAGGTGTTTTTCTTATGTCAACGCATGGGGACATCCACACTCTTGCGATTTCACAAAAGGCATTGATCCTTGGAATGATAGCGGCAGTTACGATTGTATTTTATACGGTATGGCCGGTAAGTCTTTTAAGAGAGTTTGGATCCCCGTCCGTTATTGGCTGGGGAATGTTTCTTGGTGGAATCATGCTGGCACCATTTTCAAAATTTTGGGTACTATCCGGAAAGTGGGATGGGTATACGGTAATATTAGTTGGAATCGTTATTATTTTTGGAACCGTATGTGCATTTACCTGCTATTTAAAAGGAGTCATGTATTTAGGACCGGTAAAGAGCAGTCTGTTTTCCTGTATGGAGCCGCTTGTCTCAACAATTCTTACAATCACAGTACTGCACCAGACATTTGCTATGGCAGATCTTGTCGGAATTGCAGTCATTATTATCAGCGTGACTTCGTTAGCGGTAAATGATGTGATTGAAGAAGCAAAGACACATAAAAAGAATCAAAAGGATCAAAAGAATCAAACAGAACAAACGGAACAAAAAGAATGAAAAAGTCAGAAAAACGTACTAAAGTATATTTGTTAGATAGAACTAAAATAGCAGATCCGGTAAGTTTTTCTTCGTGGAAAGACTTTCTTCCGAAAGAACGATGGGAAAAAACAGTCCGTCCGGTAAGAGAAGAAGACAGGAAAACGGAGCTTGCTGCCTGGCTTTTGTTGTATCACGCCTTAAAAGAATGGGGAATCCCGGAAGAAAGTATCCGAGCAGACGGGGCATATCGTTATGGAGGGCATGGCAAACCGGAACGAAAGAAGAAAGAAGTCTGTTTTAATCTTTCACATTCCGGAAAGTATGTTATGTGTGTAGTGTCGGATGTAGAAGTCGGTTGTGATATTGAAAAGATTCAGAAAGTAAGATGGAAGCTGGCAAAGAGATTTTTCTCTGAAGGAGAATATGATATTCTGGAAAAGTTAAAAGAAGAAAGTCCGGGGGCAGAGGAAGAACTTTTTACCCGGTTCTGGGTGTTGAGAGAAAGCTATGTAAAGAAAACGGGCGAGGGGCTTGGAATCTCGCTTGAGGGCTTGGATTTTTCGGGGATATCAGGTTATAAAGGAAAAAAGAATGGGAAAGCTTTAAAAGAAAGATTTTTTGAATGGGAATATGACGGATACCGGATTGCGGTTTGTGAGGAAAAAGACGGTGAACCGGAACTTGTTGTATGCAGCCGGACTATTGACAATTGTTTTCTTTAATAATATAATTTGTAACTATGCAGAGCCATGCAGATTTTCAATAAAAAGGAGAGGGACGATGGCAGTAGAAGGAACAAAGATCAAAGAGATGATGGAAGGAAAGACTCTTGAGAAGGATAATATAAAGAAGATGTACGATATGGTGCAGAATGCATCAGAACCGGAAGAGAAGAAGAAGGTTATGAAACATTCTGTTTTTTTTATTGGACAGCTTCCATTAAAAGAGAATCATATTGTTGATTTGGAACAGACAAGAAGAATTGTAAATGGAAGTGTGCCATTTGCAGAAGTAGACACCTATATGGATTATCTGTTAAAGGGACTTTCTACGCAGAAGCTTCTTTTAGAGAAAGAAGATGGCAGCTATGAAGTGAATACGAAGTATGAGAAGTCAGTGATAAAGGTTCGTAAGATTGCCAGAGCATTTCAGCTTGAGCAGGAGAAAGCATTAGAAGCAGGAATCCCTAAAGCAAAGAAGATGTACCAGATGGGAACAAAGTACTATCATTCTGGACAGTATGGAGAAGCGGCGGCCTGCTTTATGAATGCGGTTGAACTGGCAGAATATCGTATGGCTTACTATAGTCTTGGTTTACTGTATTTTAAAGGACAAGGTGTGGACCGATCTCTTGAGAAAGCGGTTTATTATGCCAGAAAAGCGCTTGTAAAGGGTGCGGTGATCGCACAGGAACTTGAGCAGGAGATTTTAGAGGCGATGAACGCTTAAGTTTGTAAGAATATCTATACATTCTTAAAAGTGATCAGAATCGATAATCAAGATTACTTAAGTGAAAAGTAGTTAAAAAGAAGATTAGTTAAAAAGAAGAGTGGTTTAAAACTAGAAAGGATATATTTGATTATGAAGAAGTTTGCAGCAATTGCACTTGC
This Anaerobutyricum hallii DNA region includes the following protein-coding sequences:
- a CDS encoding YhdT family protein, encoding MKNLTKQEKHEQCIREIRGTLVVVAICCAWHILSAFLLNESGLYFLGMPAWFSVSTLGTIVLSLLGVWYLLKHVFIDFEYDDEEEGEE
- a CDS encoding SEL1-like repeat protein, with the translated sequence MAVEGTKIKEMMEGKTLEKDNIKKMYDMVQNASEPEEKKKVMKHSVFFIGQLPLKENHIVDLEQTRRIVNGSVPFAEVDTYMDYLLKGLSTQKLLLEKEDGSYEVNTKYEKSVIKVRKIARAFQLEQEKALEAGIPKAKKMYQMGTKYYHSGQYGEAAACFMNAVELAEYRMAYYSLGLLYFKGQGVDRSLEKAVYYARKALVKGAVIAQELEQEILEAMNA
- a CDS encoding fibronectin type III domain-containing protein; this encodes MKSIYKKKVQLLLTAVLCLTVLLFIPQKAQAAAVKKPSQVKNLTVKLTAKRTAKLTWKKAAHAKKYQVYCSVNGGKYKKIKTTKAASVTHKKLKTGAVYIYKVRGINQGKKGSYSSVQRIRTLADTKPGLSAAVTGTTAVLEWNKVKNATGYYLYKAGANGKWNKITAVKERSYVVNGLELGGVYSYKVVPYLRADGKTFKGSSSVKKITMPASGWLLDYVQPYAKPLSYESYNARAFTMRGTSYTHGFAVRGTLRNDEGIYFNLGGKYTSLTFKTGIKDGKYIARRRPAKVTIKADGKTIENGTFEIKDDEAFSIHTINVKGCKDLRIYIVPEISLSFPIQNMDLQM
- a CDS encoding 4'-phosphopantetheinyl transferase family protein; amino-acid sequence: MKKSEKRTKVYLLDRTKIADPVSFSSWKDFLPKERWEKTVRPVREEDRKTELAAWLLLYHALKEWGIPEESIRADGAYRYGGHGKPERKKKEVCFNLSHSGKYVMCVVSDVEVGCDIEKIQKVRWKLAKRFFSEGEYDILEKLKEESPGAEEELFTRFWVLRESYVKKTGEGLGISLEGLDFSGISGYKGKKNGKALKERFFEWEYDGYRIAVCEEKDGEPELVVCSRTIDNCFL
- a CDS encoding DMT family transporter, which codes for MNAKVKGITYALIGGTCWGLSGIVGKLLFDTRGLNAQWLVTARLIIGGLIMLFIAFLQKKEKIFDVWKNKKTACSMLLFAAFGMLACQLTYFLCVQYSNPATATVLQYTSPVMIMILCLFLDKKLPRIIDILVLIAVVAGVFLMSTHGDIHTLAISQKALILGMIAAVTIVFYTVWPVSLLREFGSPSVIGWGMFLGGIMLAPFSKFWVLSGKWDGYTVILVGIVIIFGTVCAFTCYLKGVMYLGPVKSSLFSCMEPLVSTILTITVLHQTFAMADLVGIAVIIISVTSLAVNDVIEEAKTHKKNQKDQKNQTEQTEQKE